DNA sequence from the Desulfocurvus vexinensis DSM 17965 genome:
AGCTTGATGGTCTTGTGCTGGGGCTGGTTGCCGTGCTTGGTCAAAATCGCTTCTCCCTGGGAAACTCGCATTGCCTCCGCGAACCCCGTAGCCTTAGTCGCATTGGACGCCAGCGTCAAGAAGCGCATGGGCCCGGCCCCCGCCCCGCCCCCGCGCCCCGGCGATTTCCCGGCCCGCAAATTTTCCCCTTGACCTCGGCCGGCTTTGCCCCTAATAGGTGTCTCCCGCCGGGACGCACTCCCGGCGCCACGTTCCCCAGTAGCTCAATCGGCAGAGCGGGTGACTGTTAATCACTAGGTTCGCGGTTCAAGTCCGTGCTGGGGAGCCAGATATCAAAACCGTACTTCGAGACGGTTCTTCTTTAAGGGAAAGCCCTGGGCATGCACTGCTCGGGGCTTTCGTCTTTTCTGCAAGCATATCCGCCATGTTGCGCCAGCTGCCTCTCCTTCAACAGGATTCTCCATCCAAGGCCGATGCGCCCGAGATGCAAGCGCAACCTTCGATGATCGATTCCGAAATCCCCGCTTTCTCCCCCCTGATTCTCCAATTCTCCGTTTAGCTCGGCGAGTTGTTTAACAACCCCGCCGCCATTGGCACCCAAACCGACGTTTTTCACACCCAGCCGGTATGTATGGGGTGAAGGCCGGAAACACTCCGGTCGGAACCATCAGACAGCGCCAGCGGCCGGAAGCCGGAGCACGTTGTGGATGTCGTCCGTATCGCCCTGCTCCAGGGTGATCAGCGATCCCGACGCGCCCCAGGGCCGTTCGCGCACTCGGTCGGCATCCACATCCTTTCGCCGCAGGCCAAGGAGAATCAGATGCCGGACGCAACCTCCCCTACCTTTCCCGCCGAGGACGCCATTTCAGAGATCGCAACGTTGCTTGCGAGGGGCTATCAACGCCTCCTGCGTGAAGAAGCCTCTCAACTCATTAAAACAAATGATGAATCTTCCGCAGATGGACTTGCTATTCAGCCGGAACAGAGCGTTCATGCTCCTGGCGGCCAGAGGCACGCCCCTCCCTCCGCCGCAGGAGAATCCAAGCAAGGAGAGGACACATGAACCCAGAGACGTACAAGGAGGTCCAAAGCCTCGAGCGAATGACCGTGGGCGAGTTGAAGGAGAAGTACCTCGATGTCTTCGGCGAGGAGACCCGCTCCAACAACAAGCCCTTCCTGAAAAAGCGCATCGCCTGGCGCATTCAGGCTCTGGCCGAGGGTAACCTGTCGGAACGGGCTCGCAAGCGGGCCAAGGAGCTGGCCCGGGACGCTGACCTCAGAATGCGCGCCCCGCGCGATCCGGTGAAGCCCGGCTCGGCCGAGGCCCGAGCGCGATCTGTCAAAAGCCGCTTGTCTTCAGCCCATGATCCCAGAGTGCCCCTCCCCGGCGTGCTCCTTCACAGGGAATACAAAGGGCGGGACATCGTGGTCCGGGTGCTGGACGATGGTTTCGAGTTCGAGGATCGCCGGTACAAGTCGCTCACGGCCATTGCCCGTGAGGTGACCGGCGGCAAATGGAACGGCTTCGTCTTTTTCGGTCTGAACAAGGCCTCCACGAACAAAAACAAAGGGCGCAAATGACCACTTCCGCCAAAATAGACTCTGGTGCAATCCGCTGCGCCATTTATACCCGCAAGTCCACCGATGAGGGATTGGAGCAGGAGTTCAACACCCTGGACGCCCAGCGGGAATCGGCCGAGGCCTATATCGCCAGCCAACGCCACGAGGGCTGGACATGCCTGCCGGATCGATACGATGACGGCGGCTTCTCCGGCGGCAATCTGGAGCGCCCCGCGCTCAAGCGCCTCATGGCGGACATCGAGGCCGGCGGCATCGATTGCGTCGTGGTCTACAAAGTGGACCGCCTCAGCCGCTCCCTGCTCGACTTCTCGCGCCTCATGGAGATCTTTGATCGCCACGGCGTGAGTTTCGTCTCGGTCACCCAGCAGTTCAACACCACCCACTCCATGGGCCGGCTGACCCTGAACATCCTGCTCTCCTTCGCCCAGTTCGAACGCGAGATCATCGCCGAGCGGACCAAAGACAAGATGTGGGCCGCGCGCAGAAAAGGCAAATGGGTCGGCGGCATGCCTGTCCTGGGTTACGACGTGGCCGAGGGCGGCGGCCGGCTGGAGGTCAACGAGGACGAAGCCGCACGAGTCAGGGCGATCTTCCAGCTCTACCTGGAACTGGAGTCGCTACTCCCCTCGGCACAGGAGCTTGAGCGCCGAGGCTGGAACAACAAGCGTTGGGTGACCCGCAAGGGCAAGGAGCGTGGCGGGAAGCCGTTCAACAAGAGCACGCTCTTCCGACTGCTGACCAATCCCATCTACACGGGCAAGGTGGTGTTCCAGGGGACCACCTACGAAGGCGAGCACGAAGCCATCGTGGACATGGAGACTTGGAAGAGGGTCCAGGCAATTCTGCGGCGCAATCGCCTCAACGGCGGCACCCTCGTCCGCAACAAGTACGGCGCGCTGCTCAAGGGGCTGATCTTCTGCACGCCCTGCGGAACAGGGATGACGCACTCCTGCGCCAATAAAAAGAACGGCAAGAGTTACCGATATTACGTCTGCCAGACTGCCCAGCAGCGAGGGTGGGCGAAATGCCCCACGAAATCCGTCAACGCCTACGACATTGAAAACGCGGTGGTGCAGCACATCAAGGGGTTGGGCACCAACCCGGCGGTCCTGTCGACCACACTCACCAAGGCCACGGAACAAGCCGAAGTCCGCCTGCATGAGCTGGAGATGGAGCGGAAAGCAGCGGAGCGGGAACTCAAACGGCTCCATGCCCAGGTCCGAAAACTCCTGGGCGGTAAATTACCGGCCGGGGCCTCGGAAATCGCGACCGACCGCCTGGCGGATTTGCAGGAGCGGATTCGCACCACCGAGCAGCGCATGACGGCCATCCAGGAGGAGATCATCGTGCTGGGCAAGACGACCGTCAAAGAGAACGATCTGACGCAGGCATTGGCGGATTTTGACGAGGTGTGGAACTCGCTGTCCTCCAAGGAGCAGGCGAAGATCATCCATATTCTCGTCGAACGAGTGGGGTTCGACGGCCGTGACCAGTCGGTGACGGTGACTTTCAGAAGCGAGGGTCTCAAGCAACTGTGCCAGAGAACAGCCGCCTGAACGAAGAGGAGGATTATTTCGAATGGATGAAACGAAGCTTGAAGTGCGCTTCACACTGGCCCCCAGGCGGGCTCCGCACGGCTCGCGCCAGGGAGCGGGCCAACAGCAGGATCAACAAACCTCACCTGGGCTGGTTCCTCGGGTCGCTCGACTGCTGGCCCTGGCCATGCGCTTCCAGGACATGGTCGACCGGGGCGAGGTACGCGATTTCGCCGACCTGGCCCGACTCGGGTACGTGACCCGCGCCCGGATCACCCAGATCATGGACCTCACCCTTCTGGCTCCCGATATTCAGGAGGAGATCCTGTTCCTGCCTCCGACGACCGCAGGTCGCGATCCCATCAAGGAAAAGGATGTCCGAGCCATCGCCGCTATTCCACACTGGCATCGGCAGCGGAAGGTCTGGAGCACTGTTCGCGAATCAGCGTCACTTCCTCTGTCCTGAAAAGGGCAAAACCCTTTCTTGTCCTCAGCTGCGCTTGTATTTGAAAGACGTTTTGGGCTATGAATGGGCCGTAGACATTCTGCCTACGAACGGCCAATGCAGTCTTCATGCAACAGCATTCTTTCCCGCTCGGCCATCGAGATCAGACCTGGAGGGCAGATCAATGGCGACACTCAACTTCAAGCGGTTCTCACATGTCAACGATCTGAAAGCCATTCATCACGACTCGCTGGTCAGATTCCTGGCTCCGCACGCGGCATACCTCGGTGCAAAAGGATTTGCTCTTCCATCGGAAGGCTCGTCCGACGGCTTCGACTACGAGGCGTTGACGAGTCTTTTTCTTTCCACTGACGACATGCCCCAGGACCTCGTCGAGGCGCTGTATCAAGTCAACGAGATGGCGACACACGAGGGAATGCAGGATATTCTGGAACGCTGCGAGGATGCGGGTGTAGACCTTGTCCTTGGAGAAGAACCAGCACCCACGGATGTTGCCGTACAAGCCTGGCTCCAGGCTCCAGAGATATTCGAAAGAGCGCACAACGAATATCAGCTGGACAGGCCTCGCAGTTTCGAAAGCTTCTTCAATCCCGACAGTAAAAGCGTTCCTGCAATTAAAGTCCCATCCGCCGTCACGCTGAAAGGCATGGAGGCCGCGCTTACAGAATGGTTTGACAGAAAAAAGTGCGGCAAAACAGTCACGATCCATCCTTTTGAACGCGATGACGGCCTCTGGTTCCTCATTCGACGGGGAGAGCCAATCAAGCGCCAAGGGGCCGTGCTCGACGGCAAATCGGGTAGCGTCGTCTACCGCCCGGAAAAACATGATGTGCTGGTATATACACCGGCCCTGGCGGAGCTTCGCATCAGTCCCGTGACCAAAAAGGAGCGCGAGCTCTATCTGGGTGTATTCGGCAAGCATCTGTTCGAGGATGACGAGTTCTTTTCCGAGCGCGGCAAGTACACCTTGGAACCCCTTCGCCGAGACGGTGAGGACTCCCTGGTCTGCTCCGACATCGAAGGGCTGGACGATATCGTGCTCCAGGAAGTACGCATCAAATGGGGTGGGCAACACAAGGAATTCGAAACCCGGCGTGCCGAGGACCTCTTCGCCGCCTATGAGGCCAGGGAAAAGGAGTTGCCGAGACACGCTCCGCTTGTTCTGGCCAAATTCAGAGTCACCTTCGCCAATACGAAAAAGACGAGGGTATTGGTCATCTATCCGCCCAACAAGATCAACATCAAGCGCCACGACGACAGCACCGTGCTGGACGCCTGGATGGCCAAACGTGGCTTCATCCTGAACCAGACATCCGAGGAGGACGTCGAGAACGATGTCAGCGTGGCGTGCTCTTGAGGATATTCCCGGCCTCGCCTTGGCCGCGATGGACTGGCGGCGAAGTTCCGCACTGATTCTGGCCGCTCTCGGCCGCTATCTCCGCCCCACCAACGATTTAGCCGGGTCCCTTGACTGCCCCGTTACACCCGGCGGCCTGCACAGGGTAGTGCGCCACGGCCCTGGAGACATCGTCGGGGAGTGCAGACACTGCCCTACCGAAAAGCTCTCCAAAGCCGACATCGTTATCCAACGCCTCGATGTACAATCCCTGTGCAAGGACATCGCGACGGCGCTCGGTCTTTCGCCCGGCTTTGAATCCCAGGCTCTCGGCCACTACTTCATCGGCGAACTCGTCCCTAATCCTGGTACACGGCATGGTGTTTACCTCTGCTGCCGGGGCGATCCGGAGCAACTCGAAAGCGCCGCACTCCATCTGACAAGCACCGGCAAGCGTGGTTTCATTCTCTTGACCCCGACCAATCGCTATTGGACAGCGAGGCTACGGAGCTCCATCGAGACGGCCACATCGTACCTCATGTCCCTTGAAGAGGTGGTTGACCTTGCAGACAAGGGATTCTCGGCGTCAGCTGGCTGGCGCTCCTTTCTCGACACCCGTATTCCCAGGACCACCACCAAAGCGCCTCCCACGACATTCCCCACGCCGCATGGGGCCAAATGGAACGAGTTGACCATTCGGTTCCTCACCGGTGACACGGCATCTGTCACCATCAGAGATGCCAGACTGCGGGTGAGTTATGCGGACATGGGCATGGCCAGGAGCGACAACGCCAATCGCAGTGTCCAGTGGGAGATGCTGGAGAAGTTCGCCGAAGGAAATGGATATTATGAATCTGGATTCCAGTCTCGCAAGGAAAGTGAGAAGCAGCAGGTTTCGCGGCTTAGGCAGGCTCTGAAAGCCTATTTCCAGATCGACGGCGAGCCCATTGTTCGAGACGGTCAGGGCTGGAAGACGGCCTTTCTCATCCGGCCCGAGGGGTGGGAGGAGCCTCCTGAAGAAAATTGGTAGCAACGGCTCCTTGATCTGATCCTCCTGAACAATCACGCACAAGCAGGATGATGCCCTGATTTGTCCGGAGCTACGGCGAGTCGCAGGCCCACGGCCTTCAGCACTGCCGTCAAGGTCTTCAGCGTCGGATTCCCCGTTGGGGACAAGGCCCGGTAGAGACTCTCCCTCTTGATGCCGGCCTCTCGGGCCACCTCGGCCATGCCGAAGGCTTCGGAGACATGCCGGAGCGCAATGAGGAGCACCGCCGGCTCATCGGTGTCTTCCATGGCGGCCTGGAGATATTCCGCAGCAAAGGCGGGATCGGCGCGGAGTTCGCGCACCAGCGCCTCGTCATGGCTGACGCTTGCACGGTTGGTGTTGCTCTTCATGATCGCGACCTCCTTTTGTAATCCTTCAAGCACATCACTGCCCTTTCGATATCGGCCTCCTGGGTCCGCTTGTCGCCGCCGCAAAGGAGCAGAACTATCCTCTTACCCACCTTCCCAAAATACACTCGATACCCTGGGCCATAATCAACGCGCAACTCCGACACTCCGTCCCGGACCGCCTTGCAGTCTCCAAAATTCCCAACAGCCAAACGATCTATCCTGGCAACGATTCGTGCACGAGCCCGGATGTCCTTCAGTCCCGCCAGCCATTCGGTGATGATCTCAGAGCCATTCTCATTCCGGTACCGACGGACTTCGTTCATGGGCAATATGTAACTTTTAAGTCACACCCAGTCAAGACACGTGACGTGTCACGCCCGTGTTTTCTGGCAAAACAAACTTTCTTCACCAATTAAGCATTTGAATTAACATCATGTTTTCAGTTCCAGCCAAACTTTTTTCCGTGTCCCTGTGACATGTCGCGGGAAGGGGATAAGGCTCGGCCATTGATCCCTGAACGCCTGAAGGCATCGCCGGGCCCCGTCTTCAGGCGCAGCTCCGAAAGGAGACGCGACATGAACGCATCCTCCCTCTCCCCGGCCCGGCGACAGCTTCTGCTTCGCCTCCAGTCCATCAACTTCGGCCGTATCGAAGACCTCCGCCTCCAGAACGGCGAGCCGCTGCTCGAAACGGCCACCACCGTGCGCGAGATCAAGTTCGGCGGGGACAATGCTCCGCGCCCCGAGGCCGATCTCTCGGACTTCCAGCTCAAGGCCCAGATCATCGAGCTTTTTTCCCATTTTGACCGCATCCGCGAC
Encoded proteins:
- a CDS encoding type II toxin-antitoxin system RelE/ParE family toxin, which produces MNEVRRYRNENGSEIITEWLAGLKDIRARARIVARIDRLAVGNFGDCKAVRDGVSELRVDYGPGYRVYFGKVGKRIVLLLCGGDKRTQEADIERAVMCLKDYKRRSRS
- a CDS encoding recombinase family protein, with protein sequence MTTSAKIDSGAIRCAIYTRKSTDEGLEQEFNTLDAQRESAEAYIASQRHEGWTCLPDRYDDGGFSGGNLERPALKRLMADIEAGGIDCVVVYKVDRLSRSLLDFSRLMEIFDRHGVSFVSVTQQFNTTHSMGRLTLNILLSFAQFEREIIAERTKDKMWAARRKGKWVGGMPVLGYDVAEGGGRLEVNEDEAARVRAIFQLYLELESLLPSAQELERRGWNNKRWVTRKGKERGGKPFNKSTLFRLLTNPIYTGKVVFQGTTYEGEHEAIVDMETWKRVQAILRRNRLNGGTLVRNKYGALLKGLIFCTPCGTGMTHSCANKKNGKSYRYYVCQTAQQRGWAKCPTKSVNAYDIENAVVQHIKGLGTNPAVLSTTLTKATEQAEVRLHELEMERKAAERELKRLHAQVRKLLGGKLPAGASEIATDRLADLQERIRTTEQRMTAIQEEIIVLGKTTVKENDLTQALADFDEVWNSLSSKEQAKIIHILVERVGFDGRDQSVTVTFRSEGLKQLCQRTAA
- a CDS encoding addiction module antidote protein; the encoded protein is MKSNTNRASVSHDEALVRELRADPAFAAEYLQAAMEDTDEPAVLLIALRHVSEAFGMAEVAREAGIKRESLYRALSPTGNPTLKTLTAVLKAVGLRLAVAPDKSGHHPACA
- a CDS encoding DUF2924 domain-containing protein produces the protein MNPETYKEVQSLERMTVGELKEKYLDVFGEETRSNNKPFLKKRIAWRIQALAEGNLSERARKRAKELARDADLRMRAPRDPVKPGSAEARARSVKSRLSSAHDPRVPLPGVLLHREYKGRDIVVRVLDDGFEFEDRRYKSLTAIAREVTGGKWNGFVFFGLNKASTNKNKGRK